The Streptomyces collinus DNA segment GTCTGGGCACGACTGCGCGGCACGGATCGGCAGTCGGGTGCGGGCCGCGGCGCAGGAAGGGGCCGCTGGGCACGGCGGCTTCTCGCCCTGCCCGACGCGATCGTGGTGTTCGTCGCGTCCCTCGCCCTTTCCGTATGGGACAAGGCCCGGCCAGGAGGGAACAAGCGCCGGGCACACGCGGCAGCAGGCAGCCGCCGTCGCCCGCCGGGTACGTCACCGGGCGCAGCGCTGACGGCCCACATCGGCATGGGCGGCACAATGTGCGCCATGCTCGTCATGATGGCCGGCTGACGCCTCCGTCGCCCCGACTTCCCTGCGTCACTCATTGCCGTGAGGCTGCGGACTCCGCCCGGGCGTCCCGCCCGGGGTGCATGACTCACAGGCCGAAGCTCCTGCGGACAGTCCCTGGAACTCTCGGGGCACCGCAGGGCGTACGTGCACGCCGGAGACTCCGGTACGGGGTCTCCGGCGTGGGGAGATACCGCTCAGTGGGCGCCGCTCGTCTCGACGGCGAGGCGCTTCGTGAACGCATTGCCGCCGTCCTTCGACTCGTACACCCCGGTCTGGGTGGCTGCCAGGATGTGCTCAGCGCCGACGGCGGTGAGAGCCTGGGGCTGGCCGCCCGGCACGGTGGCGGCCTTCTTCCAGGTGCTGCCGCCGTCGCTGCTGCGGTGTACGCCGCCGGAGGTGTCGATGCCGTACAAGGCGTCCTTCGCCGCCCAGGAGAGGAAGGCCATCACGGGCTTCTCACCCTTGGCGAAGGTGCTGCCGCCATCGGCGCTCCGGGCTACGCCGTCGGCGGTGGTGGCGAGCACGTTGTCGGGTTCCTGCGGGCTGACCGCGATGTCGACGGCTTCCACCCGCGCGCCCTCCTTCCAGGAGACGCCGTCCTTGGTCGTGCGCACCAGACCGTTGGTGGAGTCGTAGCCGTAGACCGTGCCGCGGGCGAAGTCCAGGGCATGGAAGTCGGACTCGCCGGACAAGGACAGGGACTTCCAGGTCTTGCCTGCGTCGGTGCTCTTGATGAGCCCCTTGTTGCCACCAGAGGTCGGGTGGCCGCTGGCGTAGAAGGTCCTCGCACCGGACACGGTGAAGCCCATGAAGTCGTCCTTGCTGTTCCCGACCAGCTCCGGCTCCCCCTCGGCGTCGGGGCTGTAGACGCCTTCGTGGGTGGCGACGTACAGGCGCTGGTCGGCGAGGTCCAGACCGAGACCGTGGATGTGGCTCACGGTCCAGGGCAATCAGAGCGCCGTAGAGCACGGAGACCACACCGACGACCACGAAGACAAGGGCGTACT contains these protein-coding regions:
- a CDS encoding F510_1955 family glycosylhydrolase, with the protein product MSHIHGLGLDLADQRLYVATHEGVYSPDAEGEPELVGNSKDDFMGFTVSGARTFYASGHPTSGGNKGLIKSTDAGKTWKSLSLSGESDFHALDFARGTVYGYDSTNGLVRTTKDGVSWKEGARVEAVDIAVSPQEPDNVLATTADGVARSADGGSTFAKGEKPVMAFLSWAAKDALYGIDTSGGVHRSSDGGSTWKKAATVPGGQPQALTAVGAEHILAATQTGVYESKDGGNAFTKRLAVETSGAH